Within Armatimonadota bacterium, the genomic segment CCCGGCGGTTCCCGCGTACGGCGATCCTCATGGGGCATGTCCGCGGCGTGGTGTGCCTGGCTGCGGCGGAGCGGGGGATCGCCGTGGAGGCCCTACCTCCCGCGGCGGTGAAGTCGGCCATCACGGGGTTCGGCGGGGCGAGCAAGATGCAGATCCAGCAGGCGGTGCGCCGGCTGCTGGGCAAAGACCTCGCGGCCACCTCGCATGCCGCGGATGCGGCGGCAATGGCGCTGGTCGCCCTCTCCCGCCGGGGCGTGCCGCTGGCCAGGGAGGCCGCCGCGGGATGATCGCCTTCCTGCGGGGGCTCATGCTGCGCCGGGGCGAGGAGACCGCCGTGGTGGAGGTGGGCGG encodes:
- a CDS encoding crossover junction endodeoxyribonuclease RuvC; its protein translation is MRILGVDPGLRATGYAVLQGSPQGIRLIRTGVIRTDDAAALALRLRTIYTGLAAVIEEFRPDGLAVEDLFAARRFPRTAILMGHVRGVVCLAAAERGIAVEALPPAAVKSAITGFGGASKMQIQQAVRRLLGKDLAATSHAADAAAMALVALSRRGVPLAREAAAG